Below is a genomic region from Sorghum bicolor cultivar BTx623 chromosome 9, Sorghum_bicolor_NCBIv3, whole genome shotgun sequence.
TTGAGAATCCACATTCTGTACAGAAATCTATACCATGTAAACCTAGGGATCACAGATAAATTACAGTAGGAATAACAAAACAGGCCCCCCTTTGCAAAGGCTGACTGTGAGGTTTGGTGCATTAATACCATGTATAATGTATAACTGGAATTTCTTCAACTGATGCTGACGAGGTAGTTCTCATCATGGAAGGGACATGACTCTTCTGTTATTACCAAAGGAATTACTGAAGCCTTTTCTTTTGTTCTGTGGAAGTTCTGCAGATCTGAGGTAGTTTGATACTAGCTACTGCCTTTTTTGTGCTCTCTTTGTTGCATGAGTGTTTTTTCTTCGTTTGAATCCAGAAATTGCAGATGTTGTAAAAATAAgaacaggaaaaaaaaaaccttgCAGCTGAAGTACTTTTGTTTAGTCCAGGAATGCTTGGGTGGCTGGGTACTGGGTAGCAAGGCGGTGAGCCATGGTGCCTTAACATCATTTACAAGGGGACTTGCTTCTGACAGGGTTAGTATCTTGTACTCTTGTTGAAGCAGGGAAAGACAATTTTAGAGGGCACCTTCGAAGCAAGCTCCCATCGAATTTTTGAAACCCTTTGTTTTGTTCTACACAAAGTTTCGCCAAATGTCTAAGGTAGTTGGTGTCGTACTGAATTTGATCCTTGTTCTTTGTTGGGTTTCTTCTGTcgcatatgatttttttttccagTGTGTTTTTTAACATGTATTGTGGCATAGTATTATGGAATTGTTATAACATTTGTTCCCTGGTTTGCTTGATTTCTGTTTTTGTGTATTGTTATATAATCCAGGAGGCAAACATGCCGACATAGTAGTAATTTTGAGGTCTGGTATCTGTCGTTACTTATTCATGATGCATTAGGTTCACCTAGTGAGCTACATTTGTAGGAGATGTCTTAGCTGTGTGCCAGATTCAGATTTGGTATATGCAAGGTTTTCTGGGCATAAATTGGAAGATGACCAACTTTTCTCCATTCTATGATAACTCGATAAGGATTCTAGTTTGTCCCTCTTGCTAACAAAGTAGAATCCAGCACATGGGGGGCGGGTAAATGTGCATATATACCTTAGAAGCTTTTACTATCTGTTGTCCTATGACACTTTAGTCTTTACTGTGGCTATGGTTGAGTGACTGGGGACAATATCTGATTTACTCGTCAGATGCTGAAACTGAAGCAGTGATGTGCCCCGTAGTACTCGGTGAATATTAAACATGAGAAAGGAGAAGCATATCTTCCTTGGAGATAACAAAAATGTTCCCAAAAGGCACGCGATCAAATACGAGAACATTTTGAACGCTCCTTTTATATATCTTTACTGAGTGGACAATATTCGCCTGCCCTTGTGATTCTCTCTTTTTGCTTGCAATGTTGATTAGCCTGTGATTTTGTCTTGGGCTCGAAGGCTTTAGGTTTTCTTGAACATGTTGCTGGTACATCTCATATACCTAGCCTGGCCGTCTAGATAGCCATTGTCAGGATCATGTGGCCGTCTAGATCATAGCCATTGTCAGGATCATGTGTCGCCGGACTTGTAACCGGTCTAGGCTCCAACGATTGATTTTACTGGAGTAATGCCTCCTCTCGTATTGAAATCATCTGATCTGCTGTGTTGTTTTCAGCATTCTTGGGCCTGTGGCTGTCAGGCGTGTGCGATGCTTGTTCGTTATTGGTGGACAAAAAAGCCATGGCGGCATCTATCTGCTGCATCTACCAAAGGCCCCGCCACCTGATTCTTTCTCGGACGTAGGCATCGCGCCTAGTTCATCTCCACTCGGTCGTGAAAGGCTGAAAGCACGTTAGCTTGCGCTCACGGCCGGTGGCAAAGGCGCCGCCGTGCGTGCTGCATGACGTCGATGCGAGATTCGATGTTACTTTCCGTCCGGGTCCATGCTGCAGGCAAATGTCATTGCTGCACCTCCGTAACAATGCCGGCGCCCGTCAAGCAGCTGCTGTTCGTCGCGGCTTCGGCCTTCGGTCTAGGGCTATAGGCTGACCCCCTTTTTTTTCTAAGAATGGCTATGGGCTGACTATTTTGTtgctaatattttctataaataaatctagtcaaaataaaaaaaaacatttggcTGGCACGTATCGATAGAGGGAGTACGACGCGTGCTTCGGTAAGAGCATCGTTCTTTTGTTAGATGGAGCACTTGGTGCCTTTGCAAGCCAATCTAACCGTTTGCGAAACCACTAAACTGTGTGACATGGAGGTCAAGTGCATACGTGGAGGTTGAGGCTAATGGACAAGCTTGTTAGAATATGAGTTGTATACGAGTAGATGTTGGAGTTGTATACGAGTAGATTTAGATGTTGGAGTTATATACGAGTAGATTTTGTTACAATAGGAGACCTAGGAGACCTCCATGTTTACAAAATCTACTCGTATACAACTCCAACATCTAAATCTACTCGTATACAACTCCAACATCTACTCGTATACAACTCATATTCTAACAAAGCTAGAGCCTTAGGGAAGTGCTTAGAAGTTGATCTTGGCTTAGGCTTGATAACCTAGTCCTAAGGGCACCCGTTCGTGATAATAGCCCTAATATGTTAATTTTTATGTGGCTATTagggtgtgtgtgagagagagagaaggaggaggagcctGGGCGTAGCTAGGCGATAGAGAAAGGAGAGAGAGGCTAGCCTAGACTAAATTCGGCCCAAAAGAATGGATAGAGAGGAAAAAGAGTAATTTTCTTTAGATACTTTTTCTCTCAAATAAGCAAGCATATCATTTTCATTAAGGAGAAGAGCAGTTTATGGTACAAGAATTACCAGCCGAGCAATAGAGGCTACATTATGAAAAATAACATCCTAGAGTCGCTAGACCTAGAGGCATAGCTATCTTGCTACGAGCATTTCAAGCACGACTGCCCCGGCTTCGATCTAGCGATCCGCCTCCATTTTGATGATCTAGAGCAGTTCAACGATCGAAGCGGATGAGTTGCGTAAATACCTCGCATTTTGTTCCTTCCATACTTGCCAAGAGATAAACACAAACGAGTCTAACCCCTTCTGTTGTTGAACATTGGATAGCCCAATCGTCGCCACCAGATCAGAGTTGAATCCGTTCCGGGCAATAGATGAAGGCTAAGTGCTTGTAGCGCGTAGCGCCAAATTTCCGTTGTGAATGGGCACGCTGtgatgatatggttattatttcttgagcttgttcatAGAAGTAGCATTGTTCTATTGCTTCCGGAGCCTATGTCTCATACGTCTATACCAATGTCTGTACCGAATGTTTtttttggcaaacaaatgcATGTGATCATGCGAACATGTGAACTGTGATTACGTGACTTTACAGtatttttgaaaataaaataattactaCCTAAGCGATATCTACTAGATAACCTTTTTCATTTGGCTTTTAGAAGTcaacaagggccttgtttagttccttgccGAAATTTTTcgaaacactgtagcactttcgtttgtttgtggtaattattgtccaatcatggattaactaggctcaaaagattcgtctcgtaaatttcgaccaaactgtgcaattagtttttaatttcgtttatatttaatactccatgcatgtgtctaaacattcgatgtgacgaagaatcttgaaaagtttttggattttgggcggAAGTAAAGTAAAAAATCATCCgtttttgaaaagcttaggccctgtttagttccccaccaaaaaatttttcatccatcccatcgaatctttagacacatgcatggaacattaaatgtagataaaaaataaactaattacacagtttggttgaaaatcgcggagacgaatcttttaagtctagttacaccatgattagccttaagtgctacagtaacccacatgtactaatgacggattaattatgcttagtagatttgtcttgtagttttctgatgagctatataatttgtttttttattccgacatccttccgacaccgatgtgccaaaaaaatttcattcCCAAGCAGGGGCGCTTGCCTGGCGCTCTCGGCCCGGCAGGCAGCGGCAGGTCCGGCGGTCCGCTGTCCGCCAGGTGCCTGCCCCACTCCCACTCCCACTCCCGCGCCCACGCCTCCTCTGACGTCTCAGCCGGTCAGCCGCCGCACGGCAGACGGCGGGCCAGCCGGCCCGGCGCGCTGCCACTGTGCTGTCTCTGTAGCACTAATCGAGCGCGGAACGTGACGCTTCCGCACCCGAACAGTGAGAAAGGACCACTGCGAGAACCTGCAGGTCCACACGACGCACTCCGCGCGCCTCCGTCAGGCGTCAGTCCGCCTCGCGTGTCGCGTCGCTTTCCCCTCCCTCTCGCTCCATCGGCGCAGCGACGCGGGAAACCGAGGCGGGGGAAAGCGAAGAGGCTAGCTCCTCCTCGCCCCTCGCCCCGCGCGCCGCCGGGGATGGCGGCTGCCGGCGCGGCGTTCTCCATCCGGTACGGCATTGCGCTGGTCGCCCGGCCAGGCCTCTCTCCTACTGTACCACATTGTTTGCGccaatgctgctgctgctgttcatctcgtGCCACTGTGTTCATTTTTGTCGCTGCGACGCAGGGAGTacgcggcgcgggcgcgggcgcgggcggggCCGGAGGGCGGCGGGAGCTGGCCCTTCGGCGGGGACGCGGGGCCGCTGCCGCCGGTGGAGATACGGCGGTTCCTGTGGTGGCAggacgaggcggcggcggtggaggaggaggaggtcgagGTGGAGAGGAGGATGGCGGCCAAGCGCCGCAAGCGCTCCGTCGCCGAGCTCTTTGCCGCCGTGCCGCGGGTTCCCCGAGGCGGCGGCCATCAAGGGTCTGGGAAGGGGAAGAAGGCTGCCAAGAGGAGGAAGGCGGAGAAGGACAAGGGAAAGCTAGTGCTCGCTGTCACTGTTAagaccaagaagaagaagaaggttcCGGCCGGGGTCGATGTGAGAGAAAAGGTAGCGCATTGCATTTCATTGCATCGACTATTGACTTGCTTTTCCATTTCTGGTATTGCGATTTTGTCGGGCACAATAGAATGTTTGTATTCTCAAGCAAGTACAGGTCTGCCGGAGCTTTGTATAAAACGCTACAAGTGGATCTTATTGTTCAGCTGACCATACGCACAGATCGCTAACTCCTTGGGAGTTCATGATGTGCTACTGGGGTAGCTCTATATGACTAGGGATAATACGGTAGCCATGAGAATAGTCATTGAGCAACAAACAGTAGAAAATAGATCCACGAATAATCACTTGATGGGAAGCTCTTACTGAGCCTCGAGGATTCAAACTTACTTTTCTGTGGATTTTCCCCTAATATCATGTTCATCCATTCCTGCTTCTGGTTAAATTGCTAACCAGACAAAAGTTTTAGGTGTGCTTCGCCTTGCCCTTGATCATTAGATAGGTGTATCAGATGACATAAGTATTGCCAGTGTATAGTCTGGATGCATACCAATCAGTTGTAACTAAAACTTGCAACTTATTGACTGTTTCCACTATATTTGTTGTGAGTGACTAAGGTGTTAGAAAAATTTCTCACCACCTTCTAGCTGTTGTTGGAATGTCTGGTTACTTGTCACGTTTTCCCTTTAGTTTTCATCTGTGGTGTCTACTGGCCTCATGTGTCGAATGCCCCTTATCATTCTTGATTTTCATGTTGTTTGAGTTAGATGCTTAGATTGTTTTTATTCAAAGGTACTTTCTTAGTAGTTTCTATTCCTATGCGATAATCCTGCCTGCTGAATTGTTATAGATACACTTACTTTTgcataaggttttgcaaagtgCTGAAGTGTTTTCTGTTTGTTTGTTATAGAGTTATGCCATAGTTTGGTTGACTGACTGCGGATGCTTACTGTTGAAAAAAATACTTATAAAGTTTCCAAGTAATGTAGGCATGTAGTATATACACTATAGAATGGTGAAAGTAATAGAATCCTCTCAcctcccacttttttgataggTTCAAATAATACCTTGAAATACAATATATAACAGAAAATGTCTACAGATGTTTGTTATATAGCTCAGGAGATGATACATTTGCTTTTTTATCATTTCAGGAGAAAAACAGTGGGGTAAAGGTGACCTCAATTAGAATTTCTAAGTCGTTTCAGCATTCCATAAAAAATAGGGAGCCCAAGAATTCTTCtttcaagaaaaaggaaaagcaagAGGTCTCAGTCTTACTGGATAAGAAAAGTAAGAAGGGAAACAGAAAGTCAGTTTTGGAAAGACACAAAAAGGATATGACAAACAGTGTCCAAGCTCAAAGCATTTGTAAGAACCTGTCAAAAGCAGGTTTTAGCACAGTACTGAATACCACAGATATGAGGTGTAAATCTTCTTCCTGCAAATCAAAGCATGTTACCTTTTCTGATGGCACTGTCAAATTTGGAAGGACTACACATCTACCTGAAGAGAATACAAAGCAACCACAATCTGTACAGACATTCGAGCAACCCACTCAGGAAGGTCGTGATCACCACAATACAGATGAGCAACAGTTGGTTTATCAACAAGCCGAAGCTATATCAGGGTCTGTTGAGACTACCAGTTCTTTATCTGAAAATTTAGTACCAGCTGCTGTTTGCCGTACAATCCCACTTACCAAACCAAAAGATATCACTATACTGGGCAATTCAGTGGATCTGAACCACTGCATAGAAGCTTCTCATGGCAGTACCTGTTTGAACTCTGCAAGTTTGGCATGCTTATCTAGTAAGGTGCCTTGTCAAAGCTTCAAAGGTGTGGACTCTCATCTGAATGGTGACAATAGCTTAAGTGTTGATGTCGAGTGCCTTGGAGAACAAAACCATATGGTATCACAAGCATCATTTAATCCTGTTAGTTTGGCAGCCAAGGCAGTATCAGGTGATAGGAGCCCATTGTCACAGCCTTCCGGTTCTTGTTTATATGATAGGAGCAGAAGCACATTCCAGGAGAGGGCAGTTGCCTTCAGCAAAGTTAGTTCTGAGCTTGTTAGATCTGGTAACATGGTGAGAAGCATAAGCTCCTCAACAGGATCAAATAAACCAGCACAAGCCGCTGATTGTATATCTGCATGCAGGAACAATCACAACCGTGATGATTATGTCGGCCTTCCTATTAATTCACGAGGTGAATTCGTCAagattcatcctggcagcaccCCTAATTCTGTTGACATTTTTAGGAGGCAGTGTTTGGGGGAGAAATCCTCATGTCCCTCAGCTTCTCCAACCATTTTCAGTC
It encodes:
- the LOC8067524 gene encoding uncharacterized protein LOC8067524, with amino-acid sequence MCQKNFIPKQGRLPGALGPAGSGRSGGPLSARCLPHSHSHSRAHASSDVSAGQPPHGRRRASRPGALPLCCLCSTNRARNVTLPHPNSEKGPLREPAGPHDALRAPPSGLLLAPRPARRRGWRLPARRSPSGTALRWSPGQASLLLYHIVCANAAAAVHLVPLCSFLSLRRREYAARARARAGPEGGGSWPFGGDAGPLPPVEIRRFLWWQDEAAAVEEEEVEVERRMAAKRRKRSVAELFAAVPRVPRGGGHQGSGKGKKAAKRRKAEKDKGKLVLAVTVKTKKKKKVPAGVDVREKEKNSGVKVTSIRISKSFQHSIKNREPKNSSFKKKEKQEVSVLLDKKSKKGNRKSVLERHKKDMTNSVQAQSICKNLSKAGFSTVLNTTDMRCKSSSCKSKHVTFSDGTVKFGRTTHLPEENTKQPQSVQTFEQPTQEGRDHHNTDEQQLVYQQAEAISGSVETTSSLSENLVPAAVCRTIPLTKPKDITILGNSVDLNHCIEASHGSTCLNSASLACLSSKVPCQSFKGVDSHLNGDNSLSVDVECLGEQNHMVSQASFNPVSLAAKAVSGDRSPLSQPSGSCLYDRSRSTFQERAVAFSKVSSELVRSGNMVRSISSSTGSNKPAQAADCISACRNNHNRDDYVGLPINSRGEFVKIHPGSTPNSVDIFRRQCLGEKSSCPSASPTIFSPITCMDHVNLRPSYHARQICAIDQSVFHADPHFTATAPMAYRTDVRQLPNSERTKIHYYTTPSNKYPCTKQQELSMECFCSECLGHHNPEQKLLGMRNSCLSQNFGQDTQHNAETTMRLMGKTVTLGTSSIHCRRLNIETPCSSKQSQAENQFFQGTRTKVFPQLFHGGLVYPPSTFSDGERQPSGNLSHFSFVPAAVRAFVPGTSSFRTNGRNQQPELATANNPYVQPVDWRNENELGNQQPVMANQVQSNAEDMLLGSIYCRNTQTVAPESSFNTRSSARNFMEKGPASYQSSYLTQQQFSNMAPRTTASSFASGYAVQKAPGLTTQTKFTSLRPLPPSVFPSQVFSADYAPSHGAVTTFHPSVPTPYPVSNSNAPGNAVFGIESMRWTMMGSRPEGLEHLRNCKRPAETDDFPMTLPKKPCTAAQKGLHVLPFAETGLELRGSRPDVQPQSQPICLDDEDEADLRLGNTESHPAWSKAVSTLRPVKLNPGAKHVQHPSANQENPWPVHSITPPLAPGE